Proteins co-encoded in one Arachis hypogaea cultivar Tifrunner chromosome 13, arahy.Tifrunner.gnm2.J5K5, whole genome shotgun sequence genomic window:
- the LOC112735756 gene encoding glucan endo-1,3-beta-glucosidase-like — MIAAQSPEPGICYGVNGNNLPSKKETIDIFKSNGITRIRIYFPDAEVLEALRGSNIELTVDVAKESLQAISSDPNAAKGWVNTNIVPYSQDVRFKYITVGNEIHPGDVEAQYILSGMQNIHDALASSNLGQIKVSTAIDLSLLGNSYPPSDGAFSEAATAYMQQIVNFLVPNGSPLLANIYPYFAYAGDQVNIQLEYALFTQQGNNAVGYQNLFDAMLDSTYAALEKIGANNLQIVVSESGWPSSGGVGASIQNGGAYYQNLINHVKSGTGTPKRPNQPIETYLFAMYDENLKPGAETERHFGLLHADKSRKYELRFHGN, encoded by the coding sequence atgatAGCTGCACAATCCCCGGAGCCAGGAATATGCTATGGAGTGAACGGTAACAATCTACCATCAAAGAAAGAAACCATTGATATATTCAAATCAAATGGAATCACTAGGATACGTATATACTTTCCTGATGCTGAAGTCTTGGAAGCCCTAAGAGGTTCAAACATAGAGTTAACAGTAGATGTTGCAAAGGAATCTCTTCAAGCTATTTCTTCAGATCCTAATGCAGCAAAGGGTTGGGTCAACACAAATATTGTACCCTATTCACAAGACGTCAGATTCAAATACATCACAGTTGGTAATGAAATTCACCCTGGTGACGTTGAAGCACAATACATTTTATCTGGCATGCAAAACATTCATGATGCACTTGCATCATCCAATTTAGGCCAAATTAAAGTCTCCACTGCAATTGATTTAAGCCTACTTGGAAATTCATACCCACCTAGTGATGGAGCTTTTAGTGAAGCTGCTACTGCTTACATGCAACAAATTGTTAATTTCTTAGTCCCAAATGGGTCACCACTTCTTGCTAATATATATCCCTATTTTGCTTATGCTGGTGATCAAGTAAATATACAATTAGAATATGCTCTTTTTACTCAACAAGGTAACAATGCAGTTGGGTACCAGAATTTGTTTGATGCTATGCTGGATTCAACGTATGCTGCTTTGGAGAAAATAGGTGCAAATAATTTGCAAATTGTTGTGTCTGAGAGTGGCTGGCCAAGTTCTGGTGGAGTTGGAGCTTCAATTCAAAATGGAGGTGCTTACTATCAAAATTTGATTAATCATGTTAAGAGTGGGACTGGGACCCCAAAGAGACCCAATCAACCTATAGAGACTTATTTGTTTGCTATGTACGATGAGAATCTGAAGCCAGGTGCAGAAACTGAGAGGCATTTTGGGCTTTTACATGCTGATAAATCACGCAAATACGAACTTCGTTTTCACGGGAACTAA